The Niastella koreensis GR20-10 genome includes a window with the following:
- a CDS encoding tRNA(His) guanylyltransferase Thg1 family protein: MKFDDLDMIMRVYETSHDRSVLPNMYIVARIDGRSFTKLTKEVHKFEAPFDERFRDMMVETVKHLMNCGFNVIYGYTESDEISLLFNFNEIAFGRKTRKYISILAGEASAKFSSLLGAVGAFDCRLSELPNKQLVQDYFRWRNEDAHRNALNAHCYWRLRKDNFSQGEATARIEGISTAAKNEILFQYGINFNELPNWQKRGIGVYWKDVKKEGFNPKTNETVLVNKRALYTDYELPMRDEYNLFIKALMEKHEDPVII; encoded by the coding sequence ATGAAATTTGATGACTTAGATATGATAATGCGGGTGTATGAAACCTCGCACGACCGTTCTGTGTTGCCGAACATGTATATCGTGGCAAGAATCGATGGCCGCAGTTTTACCAAACTTACCAAAGAGGTGCATAAATTCGAGGCGCCCTTTGATGAAAGATTTCGCGACATGATGGTTGAAACGGTTAAGCACTTAATGAATTGTGGCTTCAATGTAATTTATGGTTATACCGAAAGCGATGAAATTTCCTTACTGTTCAACTTTAATGAAATAGCATTTGGAAGAAAAACAAGGAAGTATATTTCAATCTTAGCCGGGGAAGCAAGCGCTAAATTCTCTTCCTTACTCGGTGCCGTTGGAGCTTTTGATTGCAGGCTTTCAGAATTGCCGAATAAGCAATTGGTGCAGGATTATTTCAGATGGCGGAATGAAGACGCACACCGCAATGCCTTGAATGCACATTGCTACTGGCGGTTGCGGAAAGACAATTTTTCCCAGGGCGAAGCCACAGCCAGGATCGAGGGCATCAGTACTGCCGCCAAGAATGAGATCTTATTCCAGTATGGCATCAACTTTAATGAATTGCCCAATTGGCAAAAAAGAGGGATTGGTGTTTACTGGAAAGACGTTAAGAAAGAAGGGTTCAACCCTAAAACGAATGAAACAGTATTGGTAAACAAGCGGGCGTTGTATACAGATTATGAATTGCCCATGCGGGATGAATACAACCTGTTCATCAAGGCGTTGATGGAAAAACACGAAGATCCTGTTATCATATAA
- a CDS encoding TfoX/Sxy family protein, which yields MAYDLKLADRIREYLVQFPKLKIDEKEMFRGLTFMVNGKMCVSVSGENLMCRFDPALTEEVAEKNGYQPMIMKGKEYKGYCYIHPEGFKSKKDFEYWVGLCVAFNEKAKASKKAKPKKK from the coding sequence ATGGCCTACGATTTGAAACTGGCAGACAGAATACGGGAATACCTGGTGCAATTCCCCAAATTAAAAATTGATGAAAAAGAGATGTTCAGGGGGCTCACCTTTATGGTGAACGGTAAAATGTGTGTTAGTGTGAGTGGCGAAAACCTGATGTGCCGGTTTGATCCTGCGTTGACGGAAGAGGTAGCCGAGAAGAATGGCTATCAACCCATGATCATGAAAGGAAAGGAATACAAAGGGTATTGTTATATCCACCCGGAGGGGTTTAAATCGAAAAAGGATTTTGAATACTGGGTGGGGCTGTGCGTTGCGTTTAATGAAAAGGCAAAGGCGTCGAAGAAAGCGAAGCCAAAGAAGAAATAG